The Sebastes fasciatus isolate fSebFas1 chromosome 22, fSebFas1.pri, whole genome shotgun sequence genome includes the window AAATACTTGACACTACCAAGCATTTTCATATTCAAAATAGTTATAAAAACTAGACAGAGAAAGCCATAGATATTCACATGACAagttaaaataagaaatacttCCAGAGTAAAGTCTGGGAAAGGAGAACAAGACGGAGAGACAACTGTAGGACCTCTAAACTAAACTCCAGAGGAACCTGGTTCTTTAGTCTCTCTATTCGTTCCTGGGCAGCAAGAAATATAAAACAGTCCAAATTATTCTCACCACATTTCttcacaaataaaacatgtttaatataatataatatatcaactATAGTATTTCCACATTACCTTGTGTCTCTTCTGTCGTAGCCTCCTACAGCACCAAAGCACGAGACTCACCTGAGCAACACCCAACTGTGGAAGAGGCGGTGCTAGTCTGGTACTAAATATACTGATCCACCAATGAACGCTGCTGAAATGACACCAGTAACGAAACTAACATGGAATTCTCTGCTGGAGAATTACAACACAGTTAATCATGAAAACACTGAAACTCACAGAACCTGTAACATTTATATCATggattctactttattgtcaaaCAGACGTCAACAACATGAAGTACATATGTAGCCCAGTTGAAATGATGCTTATATAAATAGTTGTCTGTgataaataaagagagagagagggagagagagagagagagagagagagagagagagagagagagggggagggagagagagagagagagagagagagagggagagagagagagagagagagagagagagggagggagagagagagagagagagagagggagagagagagacagagagagggagggagagagagagagagagagagagagagagggagagagagagacagagagagggagggagagagagagagagagagagagagagagacagacagagagagggagagagagagagagagagggagagagagagagagggagagggagagagagagagagagagagagagagagagagagagagagacagagggagggagaggagagagagagagagagagagagagagacagagagagggagagagagaaagggagagagagagagagagagagagagagagagagagaggagagagagagggagggagagagagagagagagagagagctcactGAGCCATCTGGAGGACCACAGAACTACCAGAAAGGTACCACCCTGCTTTGTTCAGAGGTTAAAGGGTATATAGCCTACATAGGCTGTGCTGCTTATACAATGTGTTAAAGGGTTAATACACTCAGTTAGTTCTCTAGTGACCCAAGATAAGTAACATTGAGTAAATCAGAGTTACCTACAGAAGTTAATAGACCCCATCATACATACATAGAGGGTAGACGGCTCCAcatagattgtatttaggatcaaatatactCTTGTATATTGGTTCTCCAGTGCAAGAGATCAGGTGGAagtgtgttgaaaggagtagccacatagtgcttcaCACTGCCGACATAAAAGAACAGCCCATagtgagagtgtgagagagagaagtgagagagagagagacgtgtaGAGAcgtgtagagaccctcccttaTATAgctatgtgtgtatttatttagcctatttatcttctaccgTTATATACATgtcctgtgcttaaataatgatacacttttatagaatgacaaACCTGTCTTCTTGgctttattttgacatgtttgctttTACTTGGTTTACTCGATTTGATCTAATGAGGAGTCAGTTGGAAACCTGTTTGGTGAGAGTGTTCAACACTGTTCATCTCAAAGCAGATCATACTTCCTGATCTTCCTCAGTTGTAAAGATCTAATCTACTAAAGTGGCTCCATCTGGTGTCAGAAGTACATTAGTGTTCCTGTCTTGGTGTCAGTCCACTGGTCAGTCATGTGTAATCAgtagcacagaggaagaagtccTGTGAGGACTAAAGACAGACTGTAGATTGTCTCTGTTCTACCTGTAATAACTGAACTTGTATctgatgtgtttctgtctcctctcacaggatgaagatgatctgcagcatcctgctgctcctcagtcTGACCTCCTGTGTCTCTGGTTAGTTGACCTTCACTTTATTATCCACAAACACTAAATACACTTTCAGACAAACATCTCTAGATGGAGTTTGACATGTTCAAGTTGTCAGTTTGTCTGCTGctcactttccctctctgtctcctccacaGGAGCATTTGTAGTGAATGTGACACAGACCTCCTATCAGGCAGAGGAGAACCACAACATCACACTGGAGTGGATGTTCACAACCAGAACCAGCAGTTCCTCCAACTCACTATTTATCTACTGTGAGATGTTAGCAAAGCACAAAGCCTCATGTCTGTTTGATCTCCATGAAGGTGTTGAGCTCCCAGAGTCTCTGGATGAACAGTTTACAGGACGAGTCCGGTGGGACAAAGACGTCCTCAGAGACGGACGAATCAGACTTCACATGTCCAGACTCAGGATTGATGACTCTGGTCGGTACATGTGTGACGTGCAGACAGATGATGGTAGGAGCTCTGAGATGTGTCACCTCAAAGTCACAGGTGAGTGTATTCAGTAGAAGTCAGTCAGTGAAaccagactaagagtctacagccctGCTAGTGCTAAacacatcttagtttagcatgttagcatgctgcagGGGTCATACTGGTTAGTATAAAGTAGTCTCAGCTTcatccctgctggagctgtacCAAAGAACACATAttactaagaagtgaaagtcaactgGTCGTTCCATTACAACGtcagctcccagcagcagagctacgcttccgccattttggactgaaagcgactaccagacgcaGTAAAACGTACGTCATGGCTACCGCTGATGAAGACTAGGATCATATTTAGTCTTTCTTTTGTCAGTCTGCTGGATTTATTTAGTTTCCTGTTTCAGTAAAATGGTTCCACTTCagacaatcacacacattttattttctgtcctttACAGCAGCTGCTGATGAGCCCAAACCTCCGAGACCAACAAGGAGACCACAACCAGAGAGACCAATAATGAGACCACAACCAGAGAGACCAACAATGAGACCACAACCAGAGTGTTGGGGATGGATCCTCCTCTACATTGGACTGGTACTAGCAGCTCTACTGGTTCTCTGTGCTGTACTCTGCTTTACCTTCTGTCTTAAATCTACTCGTAATAGAGGAAACATCGATACAGCCAAAGACAAGACGAGTTCCTTAGAGGAACAACCCCTCACTACTAACCAAGCAGCAGCCTCCGATGCTGAGAtaaggttgtgtctagaaggtaacctccAAGCTGCGGAAATGTGcgaaaactcttgcgagacgaCCTATACTAACCTCagctattcaaggtcaatgcctaaccttaactcaTCATCACTGAATGAAGAGTTCATCATTAAGATTTAGCTGTAAGTTGGTTCAGTTTTCCCTCCAGCTGTTATCAATCATGTGTTTTATGTCCTCTGTTTACTGATGGATGTTGTTACCTTGCACTGAATATCCTAATGTTAActttataatgtttttcataCTGTAAATGTAGTGATTCCTTCACTATGGCCCTTTAGAGTTTTtcagattttaatctgtaacatttttcttttttatgtttttcatcaATTATTCTTACACTAAATATCCTGACTGCATCACTACAGTAGCGttcatttttctacattttccttttttaattccTATAATATATTTAAGACATCTTAGTTTATTTCCATCAAGCTTTatgcatcattgtaaatatcgatatactgtaaaaacagaaagaaagaaaaaaggtctGCTACGTTAGCTTTGACTCTCAGCATCTAATATTCATGAATTCAACCGTTATATTAAGTTATTGTTTAAATGTTACTGAGCTGTAcggtgagaagaagaagaataaaagaTGATCTTCACCTTGTTGTTCTGGATCTTGAGGGTCACCTTTGTGGGCGGCCCAACCTGTCATCCATGTGCTCACCTGTTCActtctgtttccatggaaaccagATTTGTTTGCctttgaataaaacatttactatatggtatttgtttatttgttttatttgtattatttcagAAGTGTGGGACAGGCACATTAAGATGGAAAAACAATTATATAAATGATTAgttgacaaataaataatgttaatatggtgtaaagtaatatgaatatgaaacagttccatttgaaataatgtcatattataattgAATAACCTCATTTAACATATCTCAACATTGAGACCACAGTTGTGGGACATGAAGAAAAAGTGAtgtttggacccataaaatgctCCATAAAGTTGATTAAATCTCATTATTTATGATGTCAAGATGGGTAATAACAcggtgtatatatttatcaagcattgcactgcaaattttgacaaaaatgaaaaatgtcattgCTGGGCAGAAACACCCTGCtactgttgcctaaacctaagttagtgattttctttcttagatataactgtggacgtttgcgtggcgAACAAATGACgcgcaaaaaggctaaaatgtgtactcatgacacgtggaaagTCTGCGTaaatgtcgtgctatttctacgccttcccgtgagaccgggttgaaggtttactttcatttttaaaaagggatcagtaatttcctaaagcagctgggcactgtagtttttaacaaacgttactcaaacaggaggaagtagtgcatttgttggggactattttcagctgtggattaatACTCATACAGTGAGGTGGTggtttgtttctgctgcccccaagtggccaaataaATCAGTAAAGAAGACTTTAAGGGGAGCTTAAGAGCTCCTCCTTGTGGAGTGATTGAAGAACATTTCTAATTGCTATAAAACAACAGATATACTATAAATAAGTATTGATCTATACAGATGTCTGCTATATGGCCTTGCTTGACCGTTTCCCAGGAAGATAGCCTACAGTTTCAaacatgtgttttatatatataaccttGCGTGGACTCCCTTTGTGTCCCATTCCCTGAGCCAGTTTGTGACATCAGCCGTTTGTCTGTCAGCAGCGAGAAAGGATGAAGATGAATGTGTTATATCTCAGCGCTTGTGAGTAACCACGTCTTTAAGCATTGATGTTGCAGTAAAGTCAGTGTTGTACTATAATagatgatgtttctggattagtTACTGCTGCACTAGTGTGCATGAAAAGCTGTCAGATGTtcacatgtagtggagtaacaagtacaatatttccctctgagatgtagtggagtataaagtagcagaaaatggaaatactcaagtaaagtaccttgaatttgtatttaaatacaGTAACTAGTTACATTAAACCACTGCTGATATCAATCAATATCCTGATCTTatctcctctgtgtgtttttcaggtGTGTTTCATGCCCTTGCCTCATCTGCTACCAAAAGAGAAGGTAAAGAGCTCTTTATGTGCAGATATCATTCACTTTGGAGCATTTTACTATAAAacctgattcattttctgtctgtgAGACTTTTATTTCCTAAAGTATCTGATATTACACATCACACTTTTTAACTAAGTGTTGATGCTCCCAGTGACTCCCAGCAGATCTCAGTTCCTTCAGTGTGAGCGCGTCTCGCTGAGCTGCGAGCTCTCAGCTGGAGGCCGTCGGCTGAAGAGGAACACGACCGCCGGAGGAACTGAGTCCTGCCCGTTGTTGGGCTTGGGGACCCTGAACGGCTCCACCTGCACCATCAGCACCACGTAGCCCTCAGACGGAGGACTCTACCGGTGTGAGTCCCATTCAGGAGAACAAAGCCAGACTGCACACATCAAAGTTACAGGTATCCACTGTTAACGCCGTACCAGAACCTCCAAACTCTTGTTGTGGTTACTTTCATTTCTTACATAAGGAttaccaacccggtctcacaggacgGCGTAtgaataccacgacattacactgACATTCAGCGCATCATGAGTCCTCCACGCAAACGTCCACAGAtgggtttaggcaagaaaaccactgaattagggtaagggaaaacgtcatgattgggctaaaaataagtcagaaactaagtttatatatatataaaacattcattatACAACATATTAATGCAACTtgacatttttaggttgtagcggactcagttttatagctagagtgaagattctggtatcatatgaaactataaactaaACTTAATGAATccgtcggtaccaaccaggtcatactagctcgttatgaaggaggctaaataacgtgaAAGAAactccattttcaaaggggtcccttgacctccgacctccagatatgtgaatgtaaatgggttctatgggtatccacgaatctcccctttacacacatgtccactttatgataatcacatgcagtttggggcaagtcatagtcaagtcagcacactgacacactgacagctgttgttgcctgttgggctgcagtttgccatgttatgatttgagcatattgttttatgctaaatgcagtacctgtgaggatttctggacaatatctgtgaAACAAAAGTCATTTTACGCACTGGCCCATTTTAGCTTGACCATGTCAGCTAATTTGAACCACTATTTTCAGCTAAATTGAgccacacacataaacactttTACATAGAAGTTACACAGAAATTGAGGGTGAAAAACAGGTTCATAGGTCAAGATATGTATCAGAGCAAaatattaatcttttttttccaatgatGCGTTGCAAACAGTGTTTGAAGGGAACGCAGGACAAGACCTGACaagatgagatgttaagactgagctacaggaaatgttatgatgttatgatgcagctcactgctcctaaatgaGCAGGATGGATGTATGTCCATGTATGAATATGATGATTTTAATAAGGTTtatgtatatgacaaatgtTTGACACAAGCatgcacctacacacacacagctacacacatTCCAACGAAGACACAATTTAATtgcataaaatgtatttataatgtCACCATGgcactatatgtatatatacaggtatacatatatatacctgtatatatacatatatatgtatacatatacatatatatgtatatacacgtatatatatatatacgtgtatactgtaaatacatatgtatatgtatacaaaTTGTGATATCCtccacattaaagggactgtttgtaagaatcagaaatgtcttgttaacagcttcacctgtggccgttaagtcaacgaaagtcagcgtcctgttgctggcgcttgtgctcgctctacatagacatgaaggagcatcgctcaacacagtgaggagacacacgtcagctaaaagcacaatatcactctatatttcagctgcttggcagtaatgttagctgaccagacgaaggtctctccatgaatcaatgctgatcctagtgttggcttttcctgcctcagcctcccgaccgcggtcggagggaacaggggagacgccggagttttggtcggagacgataatgtttctctctgcggagccccgtcacttcacaagacacgggaaacctctgttggtctggaggagctgcagcagttatttctgcacaaacgtccactgtacattcactagatattctcagagctaaactaactctgctgcagtgtggagtgagcagcatgcacgtgagagtggagtgaaagagtgagaacgagcgcggtgtgtgagtgaaggcaggcagaggagcagagtacagcagagactccggccctggagaccaaagctacggtctcccccgcatcctccgaccgcggccaacactgtttaacagcttcactagatacaaacaagaggttttggtgcttcactgtagtttgtgttggagtctgagtctgaacagcgtagacacacgcgagcgaccatgagacaccgaccagcaatgatttatacg containing:
- the LOC141760296 gene encoding uncharacterized protein LOC141760296 — protein: MKMICSILLLLSLTSCVSGAFVVNVTQTSYQAEENHNITLEWMFTTRTSSSSNSLFIYCEMLAKHKASCLFDLHEGVELPESLDEQFTGRVRWDKDVLRDGRIRLHMSRLRIDDSGRYMCDVQTDDGRSSEMCHLKVTAAADEPKPPRPTRRPQPERPIMRPQPERPTMRPQPECWGWILLYIGLVLAALLVLCAVLCFTFCLKSTRNRGNIDTAKDKTSSLEEQPLTTNQAAASDAEIRSTRPNSCLHSTPV